ATTGACCATAGAAATTTTCATAACTATAATTTCACTCATCAGTTCAAGAATccatatacatattattataaaacacTAAAATTGGAGTTTATAGGGTTTTAAATAATCCTAATTGTGTTATTTGATGAAGAGACCAATTTTGATGCAGAAACTTTTTACTGATTATCAATTTGTAGCAAAGGTTTTCCTTGCTAGGATCAGTCACCCAAAATGCAATTGTTGATAGGGTGTAAGTATCATGCTCTGTTACGGAAAGAGACCTAGTCTTTTTGATAATAAGTCTGTAGGATCCTCCCATTAAAAACTTAATACTCTATAACAACTCACACttatcactcaaattaaaaaataataataatatgaagtGTAATGAGTTTTTATAATATGATCACATAATGTCCAATAAACAGATTCTAAACTATACATTTATCCGagtttattttaatcaaattaaaactagAATTAATGTACACCCACATAAGAAATTTCAACACTGTCATATCATTCTTTCAGCTGAAGGAAGGTAGCTAAAGTATaaggaaaaacaagaaaacaacaaagCATGGCAGCAACAACCACAATTTGCAGAAACAAAATATGTTGGATGTGATAGagataaaaattatgcaaaaacgaaaaagaaaaatggaagagagAGGCCTAGTAGAAgcataaggaaaaaaatttaaaaaaaatttgattcaattaattGCTCAAGGCAATTTcattctttcaataaaaaataattatagattggtcattgaaacttatattaaatATGGAAGACAATTTTATAATTCCACTCAAAATgacaaactataaatttataatgaaatcaaACCTTTTTATTAACGAAAATAGATGATGAATAGATAAATGGACCTTTTATCATAACAGCAAAGTTCAGGTGGGAAATCCATCTTGACCTAAATTGTTTAGTTATTTCTGGTTGGCCCCGAGTGTGTAAAAAACTATGCGACCCCCAACTTTGAAATTGTGGAAAGTTGATTATAAATGCAAACtaacttgaaattatttttgggGGTAAATCTTTTGCAatgtttgataatatttttacttaaaatggAATGACTCTTATCAGTAGTAAAGGAAGCTTTATTATAAATGGCATAAAAAATCTCAGAATTATGAGAACTCAATCCATCTTCAAAAGATTGTACAAAAAGAAAGACCTAGTGAAATCTAAACCATGAGCAAAACGAAACAAAGTAATGATGAGGTCACTCGTTGTTGATTGATTAATAGTCTACATGAGCTTGTAGTAACAGTTTTTCTCAGAGAGTAGAATCTGACAGCCTTTGCCACAAGGGCACTTCAAATGGATATTCAAACACTCCCCAGCCTTCTCCACTATCACAGCTTCAACACAATCTTCCTCACAATTATCCTGCATCCATTAATAAACAACAACCCATTTAAAACTTGACactttttatatgtaatttttaaccAGAAAGAGtaacaagaaattaaatgatgaaaaaatacCATATTTCTATTGCTATTCTCAATGCTGTTGCTGTCATTCTGGTTGTGCTTCTCTTGTCTGCCCTTATCTTCTTCAAAACCGAGCAGTTCCTCCCATTTTCGAGTCATTTCTTTCATACAATGATTAAATTTTCTCGCCCACTGCTCAAACAATGTCAATCACACACTCGATCAAGATCACATTTTGAAACagtaaataaaatagaaattcaaTGAAATCAGAATCTTGATGGTTAGATATCAAAAAACACAATAGAAATATTCTCCcgaaataaaaaatggttcaattcaagattttttatgCTCAAAGGACACAGAATCATTGGAATGATTCTCAAGAATTGACAATTGAACGTGAAAAAGTTCGAACCTTTGCATTTCGAACAGCGTACTCTCCCACCCTGTCGCATGAACTGCAAAAAGTAGGGGCTGGAGACGGATTTGGGTCTGACACCGACCGCTGTAAAGTGGAAGGAATAGGCGGAAACTTGGACGTCGATAACGGAGTTCCAGGGGACGCTATATTGGGGTTCTGTGACTGGGGAGACTGAGGTGTTTTAGCCGATACTTGGGTAGGGAGTGGGTCACACGGATCAGAATTGCAGCGTCGGAGAAAAGGATTGCTCGGAGATGTGTTGGAAGCCGGTTTCGAGGGCAGAGGAATCTTGGAGAAGCCGAAGAGAGAGGTGGGTTTAAGGTTGGGTTTCTTGGAACAGGGTTGGAGAGTGTTGGTTTCAGAGGAGGGACGTTTGAGAGAGGCAGAGGAGGTGCCGGTGAGAGAGTTTCCATTGCAACCGCAGGAGAAGCAAGGAGGGTCATTAGTGAGGCAAAGATTGGAGAAGCAAGTGGTGGTGCTGGTGGTGGGATAGTCATTAAAGGAGGAGTCCATGGTGATggtttcttttaaaagaagGAGCTCTTTTTCTTCTGCTTGTCGTTCTTGGATGGCAGGAATTTCTGGTAGCGGATTCTTGTCATCAagcattttctttctctctttctagaGTTAGCGTTTCTTTGAGCGTTTTTTAAAGAACCGGAGAAGGTAACGAAGGGTTTCAGGGGGTTTTTTCACACGGGACGGAAATTTTGAATTGCCCTCAGGACGTGGGTTAAGGCCTTATGTAAGAATATGTAAGAATGGTTTCGGTTGAATTTGAACCCAGTAGTTAACCCAAGTTCAATTGCCAAAGTTTGGTTTAGACgagcttgaactcaaatttaagccTAGGGACTTTGTATTGTTAAGCTTAAACTTGTAAATGTTCaacttattaaattaacaaGTGTAAAACcgtttaattcaaatcaaataaaataacatcatttttattaatatgtatcaaacaatactattttgattaatttttactCGACTATATTACTGAGTCAAGTTTAACTTGACTTCAGCTCAATATTatagtcaaactcaagttcaactccCTTCAAACTAATACTACAAAAAAAGTTGGCATTAATGAGAGGAATAAAAACCCTTGCTTTCAATGTATTAGGGTGAAGAAAACAATAGTCAAAATCATGAGATTTTAAATTGCAGACACGATTGAATATCTATTCACAGTGGTGAATGATCATTCAATTGAGAGGTTTAAGATGAACAATGAATCGTTCACAAGGAATTAACGATAATAGTGGGGTGTCAATCTAGCAGTCCATATTTATTGCATGCAAGGAAAAAAGGATTGCATTAGTTTATTACTCACATGGCTAGTGAAATGTTTCATACACTAACTTGCGATAGGGACCAACTTCAGGTGATTTTAGTAGTTCTCGCATATTGTGTACATAGAAATGGGGACTGTGAGAGTTCATTTGCTCATGTGGTCCGGATGTTTATGCATTTGTAGCCTAGTTCGGCCAATAAAGTTGAGAGAAGAGACAACATCGGAGCCTTGATGATATTAGTTGTGTGCATTAATACACTAAGATTGAATGAAAAAGTAACGATAACACATAAAGATAAGTTGTGGGCATGTGAAAGTATCTTATAAATCACTTACTAAATGTTTAGCACTCATTCCTAAAAGTAGTTTTGCAAGTAGAAGATGAGTTGTTGTTGGAGGAGCAAGGGTCAGCTAGATTGGATGCATGAAGAGGGACAATTTTCATTAGGTTatgattttattcatattatgttTATGCTATGTATTATAAGAGCATATATTACacatttactattttttatatgtatttgacTTGAGATGTGCTCCTTTTGTACAtatattaataagatttttattcatgtttgttattatatataaaatgatttttagtTGCATTGAGTTTTGAAGTAGCATTTTTTTGGCTAAGTTAGCATGCTTCTTTGGATGTATATTCTGTTATAAAGGTATCCATCTAAAGAGGGGTATTATAATATATGACCCAGACTTATATCCGACAAATAACATGCCTTAGGCCTATAAATGTCCCTCAAGGTGTTAACAATAATCAACACAGTAGTTTAAGATTGGTCAATGACATGAGAAGCACCCTTATTACCCAACCTTACAACCATTTTATGCATGACCATTTAAATGTCCATTAGGCTTCTCTAGAGAAGGTGATTGAATGCATCCCTATAGATAACGTCTTTTGACATAGGAAATTGGACTCTCATTAGGTAGACAGTATCTATCCACTACAATGGCATGTTGGCTCCTTATTCGATTATAGTAAGCGAGGTAGCCCGATTCATGAAGCTCTAAggccaaagtaaaaaaaatggaTAACATCTCTTGATCCAGAAAGCAAGCCTCTTAACAAGATACTAACATTTGCTTAATGCCCCCATGTGTTTGTGCTATAACTAATTTCAACTGGCAAATTGAATTTAGTTATCAGGCTTGTAAGTCAAACTTGTGTGATGACCTAAATGTCTATCTGGCCTCTTCAAATAAGGTGGTCAAATTTAACCAAATGAATAACATCCCAAAGTGCATGGAAAAGGCCTCTTTTCAAGGGGATATTATTTACTCAATGCCATCATGTGTTGAAGCCCAAATAAGCTAAATAGGAAACCTCGGTTGTTAAACTTGTAGACCAAAGTGATAACTCGTGATTACCATTCATAGGCATGTAAAGGCTACCTCTCGTGTAAAGGATATCATCCACATGTTGTACATCAATACCATAACTAGCCTTGAAAGGTAATGTGACCTTGTTCAACACTCTCAAGGATCAATACGGTACTAAGTAAACATCAAACATTCAATAGATATTTTTTGCTCAACGCCATTGCACATTGACACTCTAATCAATTGATTAGGCCACCTTAATTGTCAAACCCATATATTGGAATGGCAACTTGTGGATACCATCTTTAGGGGTAAAGAAACTACCACTTGTTGGGAAGACATTGTCTACTTAACACCCTTAGGCATTAATCCAATAACTAACTTTGACAGGTTAGACAAACTTAGTTGTCAAACCTAAAGGCTAGATTTGTTACATAAATATTCGTTGGGCCACTTGGAAAAAAGTGGTTGAAGATCCCCTAGTGGGCATTCCACTAGATAAAAAAGGCCACGAAAAGATCGAACTTCACATAGCAATTATTTCATGGTTGTTGCAATCAACCAATCTTATGTGATGTACAAAAATGCGAGGATATTCTTGTGCCAAGGGCAATAAGAGGAGATTGTTCTAAATAAGATTTTAGCAAAGTTTTCCACTACCACAATAGTTTGTGGACAAGACTATAATGACCAACCCACAACATTGAATAATAGTAAAGCTCTCACTCAGTGGCATTCCTCATTCCACACAAGTTAATACATGACGACGAGATTCTTTTTTCTCATCAATGGAACcttcacaaaatttatttcaagtctAGGGGGCATTTAAGTATTTCCTTAACCGTTATTCGCTATTTTGTTAAACCTATGGacttggattaaattttaagtcTTTTGATGAGAATGTAAGTTCAAAGCATATGCACACCCAAACCATTTTTGCCGTGTGTCAAGTCATTATTCACTCTTGTCCAAATTTGTTACCTACTTAAGTGTGTCAAGTCAAAATTCTTAAGTTGATTACGTGATGTTTAAAATAGGGTGACATGAAAGATACTCATTTTTCCGCTCTTGTCTAAATTCGTTGCTCATTAAAATGTGTCATTTCAAAATCCTTAAATCAGTGTGGCGACAACAACATtacttgaaaaaatatattgagattaaacttgagtttgctAAAAACTTAAAACTAAGGCTCAAACTCAAGTCATGGTTGTTCATTTCGTATTTGATTAAGTTGAGCTGATAATCATACTTGAGctaactcaactcaaatctaacATTACATTGGAGGGAAAATAGGAAATCTCAGTGGATTGGCCAATAGATGTTGAGCAAACAGGTTCAGTTATGGATTTTTTTGTCATGTAGGTTAACCGTTTTTTGCGCCAGAAAGTAAGACGACTGTAAGAGAAAGAAACTGAatataaatgagaataaaaaaaatttatattaacgagaaaaataaaatccattaCTGAAGCCCCTCAAGCTCAATCGGTGGACCGCAGGGCGCTTGCCTCACTTTGTACCTGTGGGCAAGGTTGTTTTGGCCATTTGCTCATTCCTGAtaaattttcacacaataaCGTAATGTAACATTTGATGAACATAATAACTTCTGAGGAAGGCTGCTTCTTCTCAAATAAATGTTTAGGGCAATTCATGTAATTTATCATTTGAACATAAAACCTTCTCAAACAAAAACTTTTTGACCAATTCTTATTATTTCATGTAatttatcatttgaattaacatgAAACCTTCTAAAGAAGATATGATGAACCTGAAAAAGCCAAAGACAGTGTAGTGATCGCCAATTTTCTTCACCACCACAATAATTCATTCAAACGAAAATTGTTAAAGACTCTTTCACACAAAAGGCATATACAACAACAGTTTTGTTTGCCAAATTGAGGATCATGAGCGTCTGcaaattaatacataatacaAAATCGACAAAACTTGCCTATGCCTCCTAATTCTTAGCCACAAAAATATACTTCGTAGCAATGTTCTGCTCTTTCGCAGACAAGAATTACAGTCACAAGCCAAAAAACTAATACCTATATTCTGGGAACAGAACTTCCatattaaaatgaatttctGAAATTCCCATAGCTCTCCATGTCACTAAGGTTTACTCTTTATTCTACGCAAAATTCAACCAGAGGTTCTACTTCCAAACTCATTGTGGATGAAAGGTGTTACACTTGATGGACAATACAAGGACAATTGACAAACAATATATCAGAACAACTAGTCTACATCTTCCCAGGACAAAGCTTACTCACAGAGTAGGAAATCATGGTATCAGGTCAAAATTTGCTTCTAATAGTGAGTAAACCTCAGTGAGTGAAGACACCTTGAAATCTGGCTGTGCATCCAACTTGGCAAAATCAGTGATGCTATACCTCCCCTTTTCATCAAGCAAGCATGTGAATGCTCCTGCTCGTTTCCCGCAAACAATCTGCAAAAATCCAGGTAACAGAATCAGGCCTCTCTATTTAGCACAACACTCAATTCTAAACTGCCTGGGTAAGTCAGAAGCATCATAAATTTGTTAATggaaaaatcatgaaaaaaaaacatgttactAAAATTGGATTTCTaagatttatcttatttttcccaTTTAATAATACCACAGAAAGCAATCTGGACCCACCCATCTCAATGCATGACATAGACCATTGATAATTTTAAGAAGACAAAAAGCAAATGAAGGACAATTTATTTTGATCACCAATAAGCAAAGAATTACATCATCTTTTAGGCTATCGCCAACCATCATGACTTCATTGGGTTGAACTCCCCATGTTGAACAAATATGGAGTAACGGAGCTGGATCAGGTTTATAAGGACGAAACTCCCTGCTTAGTGCAGGTGAAAATGTTACCTGCagcaatgaaaaataatttaaaagatttatcatTACACTTCAAAGAGGAGAAATTTTGGGGTAATTCGAATGATTAGATCACTTGGAAAAGTAAAAGAGATCTTACAGCTAAATGCTTCTCAGACGAGGGACTGATTTGAATTAGGGTGAGGTGGGGTGGATGAGGGttcaaaggaaaaaagaattcttaagaaaaaaaaagaatctagTAAGAGGAAATATCAAGAGGACTTTTCACTCACAAGATGTTTGCTAAGGACGGGCAAGAGAGAAATAAACACCGCAAATAATTGTGGCTGAATATATACATTGCTGAGctaatcaaattcatttataGATTATTATTGTCACTTGCAACTTAAACATAGCTCAAAATAGGGATAGGGGTGAATTTATTAACCAAAATCAGATTGGTCTCCAGTGACACTAGTCATTCATAACACAGATACTGAAACGGGAAAGAGAACAATCTACCATACATTTTAGTCTGCTAAAACATCAAAGGTTTGAAATCGGTCTGTTTGAATATGACACTTAAAAACTAGCATTATGTAGTCCACACACTCCCCACCTCTAGAGATGTTTCATATCGATTTCAGATGAAAATGTCAATTAGTCAGATATATGTTTTGGTATCTCTTTAAAAGTTCAAGCAAACTTTTTACCACCCCAAGTGGAACTCACAAGGGCAGATATTATGTTGAACCAAGTACAGAACTCTCCGCACAGAGTGAAAGCTCCTTTGAAAATTACTATATACACTGACTAGGACTTCTCTCAATATTCCATGGTAACCTTTTCattaaaacacaataaaaaatgatatcatgTAAACAGctctatattaataaattaatgttcAGTATGTAAAACTTAGACAAAATTCCAATAACAAGCTTAGGAAAAACCTTACCCCAAAACGCTGATGAAAAATTTCAACTGCTTCCTTAAAATTACGAGTTACCAATCCCCTTCTGGAAAAAGGATAAAACAGAAATGTGACAACAACTACAACATGACTTCTAATCGGCCAATTCCATTATCCTGAAAGACCTTAAATTAACAGTAAAGAAAAGCCCAAGAAAAGTAAACTACTCAAAGTATAAGAAGAGTCCCACAAATTCAAGCAGATACACCATGAAGTTAACtgaatacacaaaataaactaaatattaaaaataaaattgaccttattttctttgaatcaaGAAACCCACAAAGCTGCGCTGCACCTGCACCATTATCAACCACAAAACAAGCTGAATTAATGACAAACCCCGTATaatcaaaaattgattaaattggaCTTAGTGCAGGTACAGGTACATAACAGAATACAGACTTAGATCCTTGCGAGACTTCACATTACATCCAAAATAGACAGCACAATATCCCAAGCTCTAAAAGCACATAAATCAAGccataaaaaacacaaaaaattatgtcCTCAGCTAATAATCCCACTTTCTGATGCTCATACTCTTACTGTAAAACTTGGTTTCTGTAACATTCAACGTAAAACCTCAGATTTGTAATTCAAAATTGCCAGCTATTgattctcttttgtttttgttttccacATTTTCCTCCaatttctcagcaaccaaacacaTTCAGAAGCACAATACacccaaaaaattaataaaagggaaagaagggaaattaaaaaaaataaaaaagtaggCAGACCAGGCATGATTTGGAGGCGATCAAGGCCCTGGCGTTCAAAATCAGCGATAATTTGATAGGCTTGGCGCTGCTTATCGGGGCTCCAATTCTCAATATGGTGCAAAATATCGATCCCGGTGGGGTTTTCCGCTTTAACTCGTGTGTACTGGTCTTCTCCGAGGACGGACTTGTACATTGCGGCGAAATCGATGACCGGGACCGTTAGGGTTCCATCCATGTCGAAAACGACGCCACGAAGAAGCGGTTTGGAGGCAGTGGTGGCGGTGGACATCCTGGACCTTGTAACGGAGTTAAGGGGAGTTTTAGGGAGAAAGAGAAATGGTGTGGAAAGAAGTGAGGGCATGAatgaaggaagaaaagaaaccGACACAAGGGAAACGAAATGAGAGTCTTTTGCATTTGGAATTTTGTCTGGAAATTGGCAGCGTTTGATTTGTGTGGGGTGGGGAGCCTCAGATTATCAAAGTACAAATGATTGAAATTTCATAGGCTCCTATactcacaaattttaaaataaaaaattaaattttttaatcaactatataattaaatattattttattttttatttaaaattatttaattatatattgatatatatattaaatatatatatttatatatataaaataaatatgtataatttgcttataaaaatgttgttggtgaattttgttaattttatttttataataattaacctTAAAACTAATGTAAACAAAAAGTGacaatatatttaatacaattttttgaaaaattgtttttcaatttaattttataaaaggtgtttcatatatcatattaattaataaaacttacTAATGAAACTTAAggataaatgaaaaatttttttactaaaattttgtggatgacaaaaaatttgacaaagataaactttgatgaaaaattgtgaaaaataaaatgaaatctcCCACGTGTTTTgcatgattattaatttttcacgTTGTCTAGCGATTCGCCAAAAAAACGTACCAGAATATCTgcccttttcttttaattgcaGATGCAATTGTCGGAACCGTAAAACTGACTTGTTTTTAAATCATTCAAGTGATCTTTGCGGCGCGCAGTTAGAGCCGTTAGTGGGCATGCTGGCCCGGGCAGGCCGGCTTTGGCATAGTTCACCGGGTTTATGGATTGTGTTGTGCCTAAGCGTGTCTAGTCATAAACCTTCGTGCAAGGCCAACTCACATAAAAGAGTAAGCCCATAACACGGTCGTATATTGGGTTGTAAACGAGTCAGCCcgttaaaactattttttaattttttaattaaaaattaaacaaaattactaaaaccaaatacaatactcagaatattttattaataatttctcatttgtaatggaagaatattataattatataataaaaaatattataatatattataaactcATTCATTTGCTCGTCCTCAATGTCAAgacttttaaattctttaaagatATCTTTTGAGACCCGATTATGTAATTTAAAGTCAAGTTTCACccaatttttatatacatgatTGTCTCAATCATGTGTTAGTGTAAATTGGATCGCCCCTCATCCAATATATATCTAcctatactaaaaataaattctgaTGCTACAATAGACACCAAAGGGTTTAATAAATCTCAAGCCATAGCAACAAGCACATGAAAACTTTCATGATTTGCTTTCCACCATGCCGAAACATTTAATTTCTCATCACcatattattaaacaatttctagataatgatcaatattaatataattataaaatttatcatagtGTGACTCTAACCCACAAGTTGTTTATCTTTGCGTAAGAGCGACTATATACGtaattttcttctatttaaatTACCAGAACTTACCTCGGGGTCTAAAATTTGTGCCCTACTTCCATATTtagtttcataaatattatatatttctaataaaaaattttgaacatcgtCTATGCAATTAATACTAttggtaattaataaattatcaataatagtatctaataaattttttactcatAATATTTTTGCCCTCTGATATAAGAAAGTGGCAACAatataaagtaaaggaatttcatttcaatattttaaaatttttgttttatttgtctagatatattttgaaagtATTATGatatctaaactttttaaaaatatcactaatttcTAAAATActatacaaaattaaacaactaGTTAGATAGTATACACCTGAACATTGATCCATGATTATTTTCAATGATTctaacatatttattaaatcCACAACAATCTTTCAATCATAATCTATCAAAAAAACTGgattttttgaatcttttggttgggtattgaaaAAGCGTATAATAGTTATTTCATACATTTCACATGCTTTCAATATGAGGTATTTTGAATTCCAcctaatttttaacttttttcgtCTTAACTCTATTGACATACATGATTCATGATATGTTTGAATCCGTGATGGGAATGACAAAATGTACGCaataacatgtttaattattgatatctGATCTTTAATCATACTCAAACAATCTTAAGCTATtagattaataatataatatgcatatttaatatgaaataatatataatttaacattaatttaataaagctatcattattttttgcattatcaaaagtcattataaaataaaattattaattttatattcatacaAAATATTAGGTAATGTTCGATAAATTATAAGACTACTACGtgaatattctaaattttaaatgCAATTACTTTTTTACACAAATACCAATCAGAATCAATGTAATGAACAATTGCACATAAGTACCCTATGTTTTGTTTGTGGTTGACCAGtgttcaattaatatttaaaaaagtttctagaaacacattaaaatataatataattagaaattatgaattaatgaaaataaatagtataaatGATCTTAGTAgatttaataatgttttttcattaactttaaatttatggACATATACTAACCaagatttataatatatttgtataataactcattatataaattcttattagtaattacataaaaaacaataataaattattaaatttaaagttttagaaTTTAAGCATATTGAGGAAACTATTTATCAAACATTAGTTAGCAATTTTAAtgaatatcaaataaataaaaatatttttttctatcacATTTGGCAATGCTAAATCAAACGGTAAAGTTATTgagttaatgataaaatatttaaatttactttttgataaaaaattatttcatgttagatgtatatattatataatgattttaactACACAATAcgtaataaatttaacacatgcaTAAAAAGGAACGATTTAgtatattattacttttatttcatcattttcttcacttttacaaatatatcatttaatttgtaaataaattagatttaaaaaaaattaaaaactgatgttaaaactaattaaaattcaatctatttaatattaaaatcttgTAAATATTGTTGAAAATATTGTGTGCATAAAAGGTTTGGTGAAGAAAAATTTCAtatggaattttattttattttattgacttTGTAATAAGtgaagatattttaataaaattttataaaagaaataataaaaattaagaaaaaaaatatttgactaCTAACCTAGAAAGCATACAAActattcccaaaaaaaaaaaaaactacatgGCATGATAGGCTCGACCTAATCCTGTTGGTGGACAAATCTGatcttgacattttaaaataacaaagagaATTATTCCCACCTAATGACtgacccaaaaataaaatttaagggtGTCAAAGTTTGAATaacacaaattttaaattaaaacaaatataaatatttgtattaatagaATATTCATTAAAGAATAACTTTATAATTGTCTTCGATGTGATTTCATCTTTTGAAAGTATTATATAGTaactttattatcaatactattAAATACATTTTCCTCTATATACACAACTAAGCTATCATTTAACTATTGATCACCTATTTTGTTTTGCAACCAATTCTTCACAAGATCCATTGCTGAAAATACTTTTTCTACACTAGTAATAACAACTGGTAAAATCAAtgttaattttactaataaataaatcaatggaAACACTTTATCTTTCTTAGTTTCAATTATCACTTTTATAAAATCTCTAATCACGTTCAATCCcataaatttgatattagaaTGTACATCCAAAATGTAAACATCAAGTTAAAAATCAAGTGTCATGAGTTCTAAGTCAAAAAAATCTTATGGATAAAGTTCAGTGAAacacattaatttttgtttatcaaaagcaacaaaattttcatttggatATAGGAATgccaaacaaataaacaatttcATGTTTACTTCAGATTATTCAACTCTTGAAGTTGCAAATCTAGAACACTATAAATACTTCAATGCTATTGGATc
Above is a genomic segment from Mangifera indica cultivar Alphonso chromosome 3, CATAS_Mindica_2.1, whole genome shotgun sequence containing:
- the LOC123212231 gene encoding uncharacterized protein LOC123212231, which produces MLDDKNPLPEIPAIQERQAEEKELLLLKETITMDSSFNDYPTTSTTTCFSNLCLTNDPPCFSCGCNGNSLTGTSSASLKRPSSETNTLQPCSKKPNLKPTSLFGFSKIPLPSKPASNTSPSNPFLRRCNSDPCDPLPTQVSAKTPQSPQSQNPNIASPGTPLSTSKFPPIPSTLQRSVSDPNPSPAPTFCSSCDRVGEYAVRNAKWARKFNHCMKEMTRKWEELLGFEEDKGRQEKHNQNDSNSIENSNRNMDNCEEDCVEAVIVEKAGECLNIHLKCPCGKGCQILLSEKNCYYKLM
- the LOC123210012 gene encoding haloacid dehalogenase-like hydrolase domain-containing protein At2g33255, whose product is MPSLLSTPFLFLPKTPLNSVTRSRMSTATTASKPLLRGVVFDMDGTLTVPVIDFAAMYKSVLGEDQYTRVKAENPTGIDILHHIENWSPDKQRQAYQIIADFERQGLDRLQIMPGAAQLCGFLDSKKIRRGLVTRNFKEAVEIFHQRFGVTFSPALSREFRPYKPDPAPLLHICSTWGVQPNEVMMVGDSLKDDIVCGKRAGAFTCLLDEKGRYSITDFAKLDAQPDFKVSSLTEVYSLLEANFDLIP